The genomic interval TTCAAATTCACTGTTTCTTGGTTACAGTTGATTATTTCACTTTAGCTTTGGAAACGTATCCCATAATAAAGGTATTGAATAGTTATGGAATATCAAAATGATAttgcacacaacaacaacaaaaaactctgATGGAAAACTGCAGACATAAGGTGTCTAAggctagagattctgggttcgcgaCCCGGGAGACCCACGGGGTGGCTTACAATTGGTctgggttaggtgagggtttggccggcagggatgtccttgtcccatcgcgcactagcgactcctgtggtgggtcGGGTGCAGCGCACGCTGACCCATTTGGTTTAAGTCCGgtttaagtgggcattgtgtcaagaagcagtgcggctcggttgggttgtgtttccgaggacacacggctctcaaccttcgcctcttctgagtccgtacgggagttgcagcgatgagacaagactgtaactaccaatttggataCCATGGAAACCGTAGACGTATTAGACTTTGGAAACACAAACTTGACTTCAAGCAATTGGGGAAAAGGGAATTGCTTAACTTCATAAAGTGAATAATAGTGCAGAACAAAATGGCGAATGGATGACTAAAGAAATGACAAcatttgttcctgtttcctctctGAACTACTCAATAAACTTCAACTCAAAGGACTGTTCTTGCTGGTTGCATCACAATCTTATAGGACATCAGTTAGCTCATTAGTCCCTAGCAAAGACTAATACcaaaacattacagtacagcGCCTGCTTGCTCAGCCTTTCAATTATTTTACATCTCAATGACTTTACATTCATTACAGCCCAAAATAACAAGACACTAAAATCCTGCCAACTCAGTCATAATTTGATTTCAATGCAAACATTCAAATAACAACAGATTACCGTGACAATCATCACACCAAGTCCATAATACCCCCCCCATTTTTAACAGAACAATAAACTTTGTTTTGAATTCTTTTATCTCTATAAATGATTCCTTCTTGAGATGTTTCCGGTTCATGGGTCTGGAATGACTTAACTCTTGGACCGTGGACATGGACTGAATGCTACAAGAGTGATTGTTAATCTAGGACACCGGTGACAGGAAGCAGAAATGTACAGCAGCAGCTTGCCTGGTACCTTTAGGCGGGAAAGGCCATATGTCCCATTATTCACTCCAAAATGAGCAGACCAACTACTGCACAGCTATAGCTGTGATTGCCTTCAGACATCCAGGTGCTTTGGCTACACATCGACACAACAGAGAAgaacacacacgcaacacactcacacacaccttgtgTGCACATATACTTACACACCACGAGTCAAAATTGAACTGGACCAAATGAAGAGACTCACAGAGACTGACAGACCGTTCAGTCTCCCTGCACACTAGAGAGAGGAGTTACAATCAGCATCAATCACACCCTCAGGTCATTCAGTGTCCATTCAATCATTCAGTTCTACCATTCAGTTCAACACATCCTGGTGTCTCTTCTCAGTCCAgcagaggaggtggaagaggtcaCCAGGAGCAAGGCTCAAAGGAGAGAGTTATACGGTTTGCTAGGAGGCTGTCCTGTCTTCAGAATCATTCCTCCACTCATTCCTTTACCCAGTACATCAGGTGGAGGACGACCCAGGACCAGAGAgggcagggttgtgtgtgtgcagCTCCCAGGGTGTCATGGGGCCTGTCTCAGATCTCTGTGCCTCCCATGGCTCCCCCACCTGTGCCTGCGGGGTAGTGCCTAACGCCTCCGGCCCTGCGCAGGGAGCTGAGGGCCACGGTGCAGCAGCCACGTAGCAGGGAGCCGAAGTGGTAAATGGGCAGGGCATCGCCCCGCGGCCCCCGGCACAGCCATGCCACCGTGGGCACCACGGGTACCGCCACCGCCAGCAGGTCAACCAGGAAGTGGCGGCTCCAGTAGCTCTTCACTGCTGGTCCAGACCCAGACGAGGTagactcctcttctccccctactgCTCCCTGAGCCtgatcttcatcatcatcatcatcatcatcaacctcTACCACCGTCACCCCAGCGATCTCCTCCTGTTGTAACAAACTTCTCCTGGGCTGGGAGGTGTGGGGCCGTTCCTCCATTGAcctcacctcctccatctctactgagctcacctcctccccctccactgacctcacctcctccactgacctcacctcctccactgacctcacctcctccacctctactgacctcacctcctccccctccactgacCTCACCTCCTCCACTGACCTCACCTCCTTCACTgacctcacctcctccacctctactgacctcacctcctccacctccactgaCCTCACCTCCCCTgacctcacctcctccaccaACCACACCTCCTCCACTGACCACACCTCCTCCAACTCTCCCTGATTCCTCACCTCCACTTCCTCCCTCTGACTATCTACATCTAACTCCTTTACCTCCTCCTGCTTTCCTTCCCCCAGCAACCCCAGGCCCTTTACCTCCTCCTGCTTTCCTTCCCCCAGCAACCCCAGGCCCTTTACCTCCTCCTGCTTTCCTTCTCCCAGCAACCCCAGGCCCTTTACCTCCTCCTGCTTTCCTTCCCCCAGCAACCCCAGGCCTTTTACCTCCTCCTGCTTTCCTTCTCCTAGCAACCCCAGGCCCTTTACCTCCTCCTGCTTTCCTTCCCCCAGCAACCCCAGGCCTTTTACCTCCTCCTGCTTTCCTTCTCCCAGCAACCCCAGGCCCTTTACCTCCTCCTGCTTTCCTTCCCCCAGCAACCCCAGGCCCTTTACCTCCTCCTGCTTTCCTTCCCCCAGCAACCCCATGCCCTTTACCTCCTCCTGCTTTCCTTCCCCCAGCAACCCCAGGCCCTTTACCTCCTCCTGCTTTCCTTCTCCCAGCAACCCCAGGCTCTTTACCTCCTCATGCTCACACAATTGTACCAATCGCCCATCCTCCTCCTGCTTGCctgcctctaccatcaccccGGCACTCTCCCCCACTACCGCTGTCTGCCTCTCCAACTCCCCCACcgcctccccatcctcctccactGAGAGGGAGGGCATATCAACTGAGAGGCAGGAAGAGCTGGGTAACGGAGGGCCAGGACCGGGCTCTGTTGTAGCTGTGAGGGTTGTTGGGGTAACCGAATCCAGGTCGTCTCCCTCGTCTGAGACCCAGGTGGAGGTGGGGCTGCAGGCCTGAGAGCGGAATGTGCGCTCTGCAATGGTGTCCAGGTCAGAGGCGTAGCCCACCCCCCCGGGGACAGGGCAGCTCTCTGTCTGGACGGCCTGCTCCCTGGGGTGGTGCAGGTAAAGATGGTGGGACAGACAGGGGTGGCTGGCGCTGCCCGCCTCACCCATGGCACAGCGAAGGGGCGCCACCCTGTCCTTCCCGGGGCACAGCTTGTCGTAGTTGGAGAAGTGTGGCAGGAGGGAGTAGGTGCTGAGCAGAGAGGCTGTCTCCTCAGACAGGAAGGCTGCCTCCAGAAGCAGATCTGCCCTGTGACTGCTGGCTGCACTGCGACTGTGACTATGACTGCCGGCTGCAC from Oncorhynchus tshawytscha isolate Ot180627B linkage group LG22, Otsh_v2.0, whole genome shotgun sequence carries:
- the LOC121840468 gene encoding syntaphilin-like, which translates into the protein MEEVRSMEERPHTSQPRRSLLQQEEIAGVTVVEVDDDDDDDEDQAQGAVGGEEESTSSGSGPAVKSYWSRHFLVDLLAVAVPVVPTVAWLCRGPRGDALPIYHFGSLLRGCCTVALSSLRRAGGVRHYPAGTGGGAMGGTEI
- the LOC112221349 gene encoding syntaphilin-like, with translation MSAPVPSSRRSASGSRRFNPLNPLQPKRRLQQTLSSSSSPVPVPLPTRPARTAAPVSNRDPHGNASLSSSSTNSGSCKGSDCSPTKGRHMKAYTSCKDNHGIRPPPPEQYLTPLQQKEVCIRHLRARLKETVDRLQDRDSEIDELRTQLSRMQEDWVEEECHRVEAQLALKEARREIQQLKEVVDVVRTNLSSSDSTDTGVQKYFQDINVQNHKLETLLLSMELAQNGVAKEQEAAAAARGAAGWAGRPGTAGSWPGSSPAASGTGWGGSKSLCGSCDGSPARSLPRSFTYTKLSDHALADKNGNSVLGEENHDSGFVCCGESRSAAGSHSHSRSAASSHRADLLLEAAFLSEETASLLSTYSLLPHFSNYDKLCPGKDRVAPLRCAMGEAGSASHPCLSHHLYLHHPREQAVQTESCPVPGGVGYASDLDTIAERTFRSQACSPTSTWVSDEGDDLDSVTPTTLTATTEPGPGPPLPSSSCLSVDMPSLSVEEDGEAVGELERQTAVVGESAGVMVEAGKQEEDGRLVQLCEHEEVKSLGLLGEGKQEEVKGLGLLGEGKQEEVKGMGLLGEGKQEEVKGLGLLGEGKQEEVKGLGLLGEGKQEEVKGLGLLGEGKQEEVKGLGLLGEGKQEEVKGLGLLGEGKQEEVKGLGLLGEGKQEEVKGLGLLGEGKQEEVKGLGLLGEGKQEEVKELDVDSQREEVEVRNQGELEEVWSVEEVWLVEEVRSGEVRSVEVEEVRSVEVEEWRGRR